A section of the Hyalangium minutum genome encodes:
- a CDS encoding lysophospholipid acyltransferase family protein, giving the protein MSKRLTTAAFVFFFLLTAPVCTVLGVLLWLVTLPFDPNKAVLHAFVCRWCHTLYLAWPGWRVRIEGRELLPRGPAVLISNHQSAMDIVTTMGLFHPFKFVAKASLFKVPMVGWLMSLMRYVPVERGHVHAMDKMLEDCRGWLRQGVAVLIYPEGTYAPPGQRLPFKRGAFRLAIEEHVPVVPVVVEGTTDLIEGDGPWMNPRAHLRVRVLPPLPADALGSDPLALAARVRALYFEALGLPPPPAEPVDERTAQCA; this is encoded by the coding sequence ATGTCGAAGCGCCTGACCACCGCCGCGTTCGTCTTCTTCTTCCTGCTCACCGCGCCGGTGTGCACGGTGCTGGGCGTGTTGCTGTGGCTCGTGACGCTGCCGTTCGATCCGAACAAGGCCGTGCTGCACGCCTTCGTGTGCCGCTGGTGCCACACCCTCTATCTGGCGTGGCCCGGCTGGCGCGTGCGAATTGAAGGCCGGGAGTTGCTGCCTCGCGGGCCCGCCGTCCTCATCTCCAACCACCAGTCCGCCATGGACATCGTCACCACCATGGGGCTGTTCCATCCCTTCAAGTTCGTGGCCAAGGCCTCGCTCTTCAAGGTGCCCATGGTGGGCTGGCTGATGTCGCTGATGCGCTACGTGCCGGTGGAGCGTGGGCACGTGCACGCCATGGACAAGATGTTGGAGGACTGCCGCGGGTGGCTCCGCCAGGGCGTAGCGGTGCTCATCTACCCCGAGGGCACCTATGCGCCCCCGGGCCAGCGGCTGCCGTTCAAGCGCGGCGCGTTCCGGCTCGCCATCGAAGAGCACGTCCCCGTGGTGCCGGTGGTGGTGGAGGGCACCACGGACCTCATTGAAGGGGATGGCCCGTGGATGAACCCGCGTGCCCACCTGCGCGTGCGCGTGCTGCCGCCGCTGCCCGCGGACGCGCTGGGGAGCGATCCCCTGGCGCTCGCCGCGCGGGTCCGTGCGCTCTACTTCGAGGCGCTCGGCCTGCCGCCTCCGCCCGCCGAGCCCGTGGATGAAAGGACAGCTCAATGCGCCTGA